A region of Methanocorpusculum labreanum Z DNA encodes the following proteins:
- a CDS encoding orotate phosphoribosyltransferase-like protein → MSSLEELMAKAKDLHAEGHSSGQIADELSLSVDTVTWLLTQGKAGIAAPKDVHIDWTNVSSNTTLLGGISSMMLAHFEAANEEEEGVDAVIGISVSGVPLATMIAAEDGLNLAIYHPSKHNPEGKIGSISGNFSKVSQKRCLIVDDCITTGNTLTEIVNYLRRHKATPVGICVIFDKRGVKEIEGVPVYSLFTIKRID, encoded by the coding sequence ATGTCTTCCTTAGAAGAGCTCATGGCAAAAGCAAAAGACCTTCATGCTGAAGGCCACTCATCCGGTCAGATCGCTGATGAACTCAGCCTCTCGGTCGATACGGTCACCTGGCTTCTGACGCAGGGAAAGGCCGGGATCGCGGCACCGAAAGATGTACATATCGACTGGACGAACGTCAGTTCGAACACCACACTCCTTGGTGGAATCTCATCCATGATGCTGGCCCATTTTGAGGCAGCAAACGAAGAGGAGGAGGGAGTCGACGCCGTTATCGGAATATCCGTATCGGGTGTACCTCTCGCAACGATGATCGCCGCAGAAGACGGACTCAATCTCGCCATATACCATCCTTCAAAACACAATCCGGAAGGAAAAATCGGATCGATATCCGGAAACTTCAGCAAAGTCTCCCAAAAACGCTGTTTAATTGTGGACGACTGCATCACAACCGGCAACACTCTTACAGAGATCGTAAATTATCTGCGCCGCCACAAAGCCACCCCGGTTGGCATCTGTGTAATCTTTGATAAGCGCGGTGTCAAGGAAATAGAGGGCGTTCCGGTCTACTCGCTGTTTACAATTAAACGTATCGACTGA
- a CDS encoding NOB1 family endonuclease yields MKYILDSSYFFGDYTLDGELFTTPEVVSELKDLASKMRFEILTEKGLVTTEPEAEHIFAATNAALKSGDARVLSDTDISVIALGLTLDGTVISDDFAVQNVCRHLKISTKGILQRNAKKKVWKKICSGCGAEIPADEEDCPICGSAPIRRGTEKGKRR; encoded by the coding sequence ATGAAATATATTCTGGATTCATCCTATTTTTTCGGCGATTATACGCTTGACGGAGAGCTTTTTACCACTCCCGAGGTTGTCAGCGAACTTAAGGATCTGGCATCTAAGATGCGGTTTGAGATCCTTACGGAGAAAGGACTCGTAACGACCGAGCCGGAAGCGGAACACATATTTGCAGCGACAAACGCGGCACTCAAAAGCGGGGATGCAAGAGTTCTCTCAGATACGGATATTTCGGTCATCGCTCTCGGCCTGACACTGGATGGCACGGTGATTTCCGATGATTTTGCCGTACAAAATGTCTGCCGGCATCTGAAAATATCAACCAAAGGTATTCTGCAGAGAAATGCCAAGAAAAAGGTCTGGAAAAAAATATGTTCGGGATGCGGAGCAGAGATTCCGGCAGATGAGGAAGACTGTCCTATCTGCGGTTCTGCTCCGATCCGGCGCGGGACGGAAAAAGGAAAACGACGGTAA
- a CDS encoding MBL fold metallo-hydrolase, giving the protein MPYLTTFNDAEKKQFYLDADAAVQELVSMGKDPKQVLWVMQSIGLYLYGNSGKNFYVDYQKIVLSDTCVLWSMQPPGGGCIHLFQTEEGKLLIDAGYGVNYADWVQTLGDFGLGDFSDVKHVLCTHGDADHVGITGLLPVPPFVHPITKELLENGSRSFSSTNDLLLLEHVYTTTVNTFSQLAYPKEYILSKTEPLKMRGIFPVIDIITFAGLTFEVWQSLGGHLAGQLFFYEPTQGLLFTSDAILNFASLSPWRLIYGSIPDYLINSVNINSEIGRKERTELTRLAVELDAELRKNGKCLRLCCGHGAVSVIDEKGNLSILDPVIHYSRRKYTEGLHNLAAKISWFIRRRLI; this is encoded by the coding sequence ATGCCATATCTCACCACGTTCAACGATGCTGAAAAAAAGCAGTTCTACCTTGATGCAGATGCGGCCGTACAGGAACTTGTTTCAATGGGGAAAGACCCCAAGCAGGTTCTCTGGGTCATGCAGAGTATAGGTCTGTACCTCTATGGAAATTCCGGGAAAAATTTCTATGTCGATTACCAGAAGATCGTTCTCTCGGACACCTGTGTTCTCTGGTCGATGCAGCCGCCCGGCGGAGGATGTATCCACCTTTTCCAGACTGAAGAAGGAAAACTGCTCATCGATGCCGGATACGGGGTCAATTATGCTGACTGGGTACAGACGCTCGGCGATTTTGGTCTCGGCGATTTTTCCGATGTAAAACATGTTCTCTGTACTCACGGGGATGCCGATCATGTTGGAATAACCGGATTGCTGCCCGTTCCGCCGTTTGTTCATCCGATCACGAAAGAGCTTCTGGAAAACGGCTCCCGCTCCTTTTCCTCCACGAATGATCTTCTGCTGTTGGAGCATGTCTATACAACTACGGTGAACACTTTTTCCCAACTGGCATACCCGAAAGAGTATATCCTTTCCAAAACCGAGCCGCTGAAGATGCGGGGGATCTTTCCGGTCATCGACATAATCACGTTTGCCGGACTTACCTTCGAGGTCTGGCAAAGTCTCGGCGGTCATCTTGCCGGTCAGCTCTTCTTCTACGAACCAACACAAGGTCTGCTCTTTACGAGCGATGCCATTCTGAACTTTGCCTCGCTCTCCCCCTGGCGTTTGATCTATGGGTCGATCCCGGATTACCTTATCAATTCCGTCAATATCAACAGTGAGATCGGACGAAAGGAAAGGACCGAACTAACGAGACTAGCTGTTGAGCTCGATGCCGAACTAAGGAAAAATGGGAAGTGTCTCAGATTATGCTGCGGTCACGGGGCAGTTTCAGTCATTGACGAGAAGGGAAACCTCAGCATACTCGATCCGGTGATCCATTATTCCAGAAGAAAATACACTGAGGGACTGCACAACCTTGCTGCTAAAATATCCTGGTTTATCAGAAGACGGCTGATCTGA